A genomic stretch from Microbacterium proteolyticum includes:
- the hisI gene encoding phosphoribosyl-AMP cyclohydrolase: protein MSVDRVKYDAHGLVTAVIQQFDSREVLMVGWMDAEALRRTLSSGRVTFWSRSRKEYWRKGDTSGHIQLVKGARLDCDGDSLLIEVDQVGAACHTGDRTCFDADDLHPVVGEH, encoded by the coding sequence ATGAGCGTCGACCGCGTCAAGTACGACGCCCACGGGCTCGTGACCGCCGTCATCCAACAGTTCGACTCGCGCGAGGTGCTGATGGTCGGATGGATGGATGCCGAGGCCCTCCGCCGCACGCTCTCTTCCGGCCGCGTGACGTTCTGGTCGCGTTCGCGCAAGGAGTACTGGCGCAAGGGCGACACGTCGGGGCACATCCAGCTCGTGAAGGGCGCCCGCCTCGACTGCGACGGCGACAGCCTGCTCATCGAGGTCGACCAGGTCGGTGCCGCGTGCCACACCGGCGATCGCACCTGCTTCGACGCGGACGATCTGCACCCGGTCGTAGGAGAGCACTGA
- the hisF gene encoding imidazole glycerol phosphate synthase subunit HisF produces the protein MTLARRVIPCLDVAAGRVVKGVNFLDLRDMGDPVELAKLYFEQGADEVTFLDVTATVDERSTTYDVVRRTAEQVFIPLTVGGGVRSAEDVARLLAVGADKIGVNSAAIARPALIDEIADRFGAQVIVLSLDVKRAASTPSGFVVTTHGGRTETTLDALDWAHEAVERGAGELLVNSIDADGTKQGFDLELVRLMRQVAAVPVIASGGAGALEHFAPAVQAGADAVLAASVFHSGQLTVGQVKDAMAAEGIEVRR, from the coding sequence ATGACCCTCGCGCGTCGCGTCATCCCGTGCCTCGACGTCGCGGCCGGCCGCGTCGTGAAGGGCGTGAACTTCCTCGACCTCCGCGACATGGGCGACCCCGTCGAACTCGCGAAGCTCTATTTCGAACAGGGCGCCGACGAGGTCACGTTCCTCGACGTCACGGCGACGGTCGACGAGCGCTCGACCACCTACGACGTCGTGCGCCGCACCGCGGAGCAGGTCTTCATCCCCCTCACCGTCGGCGGGGGAGTGCGCTCGGCCGAAGACGTCGCCCGTCTGCTCGCCGTCGGCGCCGACAAGATCGGCGTCAACTCCGCCGCCATCGCGCGCCCGGCCCTGATCGACGAGATCGCCGACCGCTTCGGCGCACAGGTGATCGTGCTCTCGCTCGACGTGAAGCGGGCGGCATCCACCCCCTCCGGCTTCGTCGTGACCACGCACGGCGGCCGCACCGAGACCACCCTCGACGCCCTCGACTGGGCCCACGAGGCCGTCGAGCGCGGCGCGGGCGAGCTGCTGGTGAACTCGATCGACGCCGACGGCACCAAGCAGGGTTTCGACCTCGAGCTCGTCCGTCTCATGCGCCAGGTCGCCGCGGTGCCCGTCATCGCGTCGGGCGGAGCGGGGGCGCTCGAGCACTTCGCCCCGGCCGTGCAGGCCGGCGCCGACGCCGTGCTCGCGGCATCCGTCTTCCACTCCGGCCAGCTCACGGTCGGACAGGTCAAGGACGCAATGGCCGCCGAGGGGATCGAGGTGCGCCGATGA
- the hisG gene encoding ATP phosphoribosyltransferase yields MLRIAVPNKGSLAETAAEMLSEAGYTGRRDSKDLYTVDPVNEVEFFYLRPRDIATYVGSGALDVGITGRDLLLDARMPGAREVESLGFAGSTFRFAGRPGRFSDVEDLQGLRVATAYPGLVDAFLDERGVAVDIVPLDGAVESAVQLGVADAVADVVSTGTTLRQAGLEIFGPVLLESDAVLIAGPNDVEGTETLLRRLRGVLAARKYVLIDYDLPTALIDQAIAVAPGLESPTISPLRDPEWVAVRVMSPRRDVNRVMDELYAIGARAILVTEILAARL; encoded by the coding sequence ATGCTGCGCATCGCCGTGCCGAACAAGGGGTCGCTCGCCGAGACCGCCGCCGAGATGCTCTCGGAGGCCGGTTACACCGGACGACGCGACTCGAAAGACCTGTACACCGTCGACCCCGTCAACGAGGTCGAGTTCTTCTACCTCCGCCCCCGCGACATCGCCACCTACGTCGGCTCCGGAGCGCTCGATGTGGGCATCACCGGCCGCGACCTGCTGCTGGACGCCCGCATGCCCGGCGCCCGCGAGGTCGAGTCGCTCGGCTTCGCCGGCTCCACGTTCCGCTTCGCCGGACGCCCCGGCCGCTTCAGCGACGTCGAAGACCTCCAGGGCCTGCGTGTCGCCACCGCCTACCCGGGCCTCGTCGACGCCTTCCTCGACGAGCGCGGCGTCGCCGTCGACATCGTGCCGCTCGACGGCGCGGTCGAGTCCGCCGTGCAGCTCGGAGTGGCGGATGCCGTCGCCGACGTCGTCTCCACCGGCACGACCCTCCGCCAGGCGGGGCTCGAGATCTTCGGGCCCGTCCTGCTCGAGAGCGACGCCGTGCTCATCGCGGGCCCGAACGACGTCGAGGGCACCGAGACGCTGCTCCGGCGCCTTCGGGGCGTGCTCGCCGCGCGCAAGTACGTGCTGATCGACTACGACCTGCCCACGGCGCTCATCGACCAGGCGATCGCCGTGGCGCCCGGCCTGGAGTCGCCGACGATCTCGCCGCTGCGCGACCCGGAATGGGTGGCCGTGCGCGTCATGAGCCCGCGCCGCGACGTCAACCGCGTCATGGACGAGCTGTACGCGATCGGTGCGCGCGCGATCCTCGTCACCGAGATCCTCGCCGCGAGGCTCTGA
- a CDS encoding phosphoribosyl-ATP diphosphatase, whose product MKTFDDLFAELSAKAVERPEGSGTVAQLDAGVHAIGKKIVEEAAEVWMAAEYESDAAAAEEISQLLYHLQTLMLAKGLTLEDVYRHL is encoded by the coding sequence GTGAAGACCTTCGACGACCTGTTCGCGGAACTCAGCGCCAAGGCCGTCGAGCGACCCGAGGGGTCCGGCACCGTCGCGCAGCTCGATGCGGGCGTGCACGCGATCGGCAAGAAGATCGTCGAAGAGGCCGCCGAGGTGTGGATGGCCGCCGAGTACGAGTCCGACGCCGCCGCCGCCGAGGAGATCTCGCAGCTGCTGTACCACCTGCAGACGCTCATGCTCGCGAAGGGCCTGACGCTCGAAGACGTCTACCGACATCTCTGA
- the rpe gene encoding ribulose-phosphate 3-epimerase has protein sequence MPRINPSILAADFVNMEAELARIAGADFVHVDVMDNHFVPNLTFGPQMVARIQETSPVPLDVHLMIDDPDRWAPAYAELGAASVTFHLEAAASPVALARQLRAIGARAGVAVKPGTPVENLFDSLNEFDQILVMTVEPGFGGQSFMPETMPKLRALADEAKRRGSSVWLQVDGGIGESTIAQAAEAGADTFVAGSAVFGADDPDRAIQSLRASAARHRH, from the coding sequence GTGCCCCGCATCAACCCGAGCATCCTCGCCGCCGACTTCGTGAACATGGAGGCCGAGCTCGCCCGCATCGCGGGAGCCGACTTCGTGCACGTCGACGTGATGGACAACCATTTCGTCCCGAACCTCACCTTCGGCCCGCAGATGGTCGCCCGGATCCAGGAGACCAGCCCGGTCCCGCTCGACGTGCACCTGATGATCGACGACCCCGACCGCTGGGCCCCGGCGTACGCCGAGCTCGGCGCGGCATCCGTCACCTTCCACCTCGAGGCCGCGGCATCCCCGGTGGCACTCGCCCGTCAGCTGCGCGCCATCGGTGCGCGGGCCGGCGTCGCGGTCAAGCCCGGCACCCCGGTCGAGAACCTCTTCGACTCCCTCAACGAGTTCGACCAGATCCTGGTGATGACCGTCGAGCCCGGTTTCGGCGGTCAGTCGTTCATGCCCGAGACCATGCCCAAGCTCCGCGCCCTCGCCGACGAGGCGAAACGGCGCGGTTCGAGCGTCTGGCTGCAGGTCGACGGCGGCATCGGCGAGTCCACGATCGCACAGGCCGCCGAAGCCGGGGCCGACACCTTCGTCGCCGGATCCGCGGTCTTCGGCGCCGACGATCCCGACCGGGCGATCCAGTCGCTCCGCGCCTCCGCCGCCCGTCACCGCCACTGA
- a CDS encoding RsmB/NOP family class I SAM-dependent RNA methyltransferase, which translates to MSVQGARAVAYDVLRAVSADEAYANLLLPHAIVRAKLDAKDAGLATELTYGTLRRRGTYDAIIAAAADRTVDRIDPAVLDALRLGVHQLLSTRVASHAAVNESVELARRNGGGRGAAGFANAVLRRVSRENPGAWMQRVAAAARSDDERIGVTTSHPVWIVRALRRALTAEGRADELVGLLEADNVAPRVAMIALPGLAEVPVDATTTPYSPLAFNTRGGDPEGLIRASEGRIRVQDEGSQLAALALSRALPVREGERWLDLCAGPGGKTALLAAEALAHGARLDANEIAPARAGLVRQAVESVPLEVQVSEEDGRERAARMPGEYDRILVDAPCTGIGALRRRPEARWRKTPADVPDLTALQQELVLAAFEALKPGGVVAYVTCSPHLAETSGVLAEVKRELGNAVEELDARAVVRSVAVEEIDLPDQADGSLRAQLWPHRHGTDAMSIALLRKR; encoded by the coding sequence ATGAGCGTTCAGGGAGCGCGCGCCGTCGCGTACGACGTGCTGCGGGCCGTCTCGGCCGACGAGGCCTACGCCAACCTCCTGCTGCCGCACGCGATCGTCCGGGCGAAGCTGGATGCCAAGGACGCCGGGCTCGCGACCGAGCTGACGTACGGCACCCTCCGCCGCCGCGGCACGTACGATGCGATCATCGCCGCCGCAGCCGACCGGACGGTCGACCGCATCGACCCGGCCGTGCTCGACGCCCTCCGCCTGGGCGTGCATCAGCTGCTGTCGACGCGCGTGGCCTCGCACGCCGCGGTGAACGAGTCGGTCGAGCTGGCGCGGCGGAACGGCGGCGGCAGGGGAGCGGCCGGCTTCGCCAACGCCGTCCTGCGCCGCGTCTCGCGTGAGAACCCGGGTGCCTGGATGCAGCGCGTCGCCGCCGCTGCGCGCAGCGACGACGAACGCATCGGGGTCACCACCTCGCATCCGGTCTGGATCGTCCGTGCGCTTCGTCGAGCTCTCACCGCCGAGGGGCGGGCCGACGAGCTCGTCGGGCTGCTCGAGGCCGACAACGTCGCCCCGCGCGTGGCCATGATCGCGCTGCCCGGCCTCGCCGAGGTGCCCGTCGACGCCACGACCACCCCGTACTCGCCGCTGGCCTTCAACACCCGCGGGGGAGACCCCGAGGGCCTCATCCGCGCCTCCGAGGGTCGCATCCGCGTGCAGGACGAGGGCTCTCAGCTGGCCGCCCTCGCCCTCAGCCGCGCGCTCCCGGTGCGCGAGGGCGAACGCTGGCTCGACCTGTGCGCCGGCCCGGGCGGGAAGACCGCGCTGCTGGCGGCCGAGGCTCTCGCGCACGGCGCGCGACTGGACGCCAACGAGATCGCGCCGGCGCGCGCGGGGCTCGTGCGTCAGGCCGTGGAATCCGTTCCCCTCGAGGTCCAGGTGAGCGAGGAGGACGGGCGCGAGCGCGCGGCCCGGATGCCGGGGGAGTACGACCGCATCCTCGTCGACGCGCCGTGTACCGGTATCGGGGCGCTGCGCCGCCGGCCCGAGGCGCGCTGGCGCAAGACGCCCGCCGACGTGCCCGACCTCACCGCGCTGCAGCAGGAGTTGGTGCTGGCGGCGTTCGAGGCGCTCAAGCCGGGCGGTGTCGTGGCGTACGTCACATGCTCGCCGCATCTGGCCGAGACGTCCGGGGTGCTGGCCGAGGTCAAGCGCGAGCTCGGCAATGCCGTCGAGGAGCTCGACGCGCGCGCGGTGGTGCGCTCCGTCGCCGTCGAAGAGATCGACCTGCCCGACCAGGCCGACGGCTCGCTGCGCGCGCAGCTCTGGCCGCACCGCCACGGCACCGACGCGATGTCGATCGCACTCCTGCGCAAGCGCTGA
- the fmt gene encoding methionyl-tRNA formyltransferase, whose translation MRLVFAGTPAVAVPSLRALASSPHDIVAVITRSDAPLGRKRVLTPSPVAQAADELGIPVIKADRLDSDVTARIAALEPELGVIVAYGGLVREPLLSTPSHGWINLHFSLLPRWRGAAPVQRALIAGDAVTGASVFQLVAALDAGDVFADERYDVPVGATSAEVLDDLAEIGAPLLARVVDGIADGTAIATPQQGEPTLAPKLTLDDGALDFEQDAETLLHRIAGVTPEPGAHTTLDGARFKVLRAAPADAPTVAPGHVVASGKDVVVGTGSVPLRLVTVQPAGKGAMAAGDWFRGLRTSDPVLGR comes from the coding sequence ATGCGCCTCGTCTTCGCCGGCACGCCCGCCGTCGCCGTCCCGTCACTGCGCGCCCTCGCGTCCTCACCGCACGACATCGTCGCGGTGATCACCCGATCCGACGCCCCCCTCGGGCGCAAGCGCGTGCTCACGCCCTCGCCGGTCGCGCAGGCCGCCGACGAGCTCGGCATCCCGGTGATCAAAGCCGACCGCCTCGACTCCGATGTCACCGCGCGCATCGCGGCCCTCGAGCCCGAGCTCGGCGTGATCGTGGCCTACGGCGGTCTCGTGCGCGAGCCCCTGCTGTCGACCCCGAGCCACGGCTGGATCAACCTGCACTTCTCCCTTCTTCCCCGCTGGCGCGGCGCCGCGCCCGTGCAGCGCGCGCTCATCGCGGGCGACGCGGTGACCGGCGCCAGCGTATTCCAGCTCGTGGCGGCCCTCGACGCGGGAGACGTGTTCGCCGACGAGCGCTACGACGTGCCGGTCGGCGCCACGTCCGCCGAGGTGCTCGACGACCTGGCCGAGATCGGCGCGCCGCTGTTGGCGCGGGTGGTCGACGGCATCGCCGACGGAACGGCCATCGCCACCCCGCAACAGGGCGAACCCACGCTCGCCCCCAAGCTCACGCTCGACGACGGCGCCCTCGATTTCGAGCAGGATGCCGAGACCCTCCTGCACCGCATCGCCGGGGTGACGCCCGAACCCGGCGCGCACACCACGCTCGACGGCGCGCGCTTCAAGGTGCTCCGCGCCGCGCCCGCCGACGCCCCGACGGTCGCGCCCGGGCACGTCGTGGCATCCGGGAAAGACGTGGTCGTCGGCACGGGATCGGTTCCGCTGCGCCTGGTGACCGTGCAGCCGGCCGGCAAGGGAGCCATGGCCGCCGGCGACTGGTTCCGCGGCCTGCGCACGAGCGACCCGGTGCTCGGCCGATGA
- a CDS encoding primosomal protein N': protein MSERRVARVQLESPVPQLDRLFDYAVPHPLVAEIGPGVRVKVPLRSAGRMMDAFVVDVVADDGSERPLSSVEAVVSPMPVLPERLYTLARRVADRAAGSVSDVLRLAVPKRMVRAEKAWAAASPPETPVVVPASLERTAQLLAAYPGLTAALDAGERLAVDAPPRPLPDLPRGAWADLLTAAAVHTLARGRSAILVVPDYRDQAQVLAALGELVSPDAVVRDDADQSGPARYGQYLRTLAPVPCIVVGRRSAVYAPAHDTGLVAIWDDGDSLLSEPLAPGVHARDAALVRQELEHSALMFAGHTRSTDVQRLVDVGYVRDIPQARRASPRVVLSATREGEQRQSRVPSSAFAAAREALQSGPVLVQVARPGYAPSLVCADCRRPARCPHCAGPLRAARPGATPVCAWCGRSAHAWACGHCGSTKLRMASSGSERTADELGRAFPNTRVIVADGAHPVAEVDATPALVIATRGAEPLARGGYRAVILLDGDRMLQNEALRIGEHCLRWWSNAAALAAPGAPVHLVGVAGPVARALATWTQPAYARAELADRGPLRMPPAVRVASIDGHARSVDTLLASLRENVPDLDALAVLGPVDTSESPDVATSRALVRFDYAHGRAVAEALRAGVIADALRARRPRKDRGPKPRSTLRVRLDIPEPDL, encoded by the coding sequence ATGAGTGAACGCCGCGTTGCTCGGGTGCAGCTCGAATCGCCCGTACCGCAGCTGGATCGCCTGTTCGACTACGCCGTCCCGCACCCGCTGGTCGCCGAGATCGGCCCGGGGGTGCGGGTGAAGGTGCCGCTGCGCTCGGCCGGTCGAATGATGGATGCCTTCGTGGTCGACGTGGTCGCCGACGACGGCTCCGAGCGACCGCTGTCGTCGGTCGAGGCGGTGGTGTCGCCCATGCCGGTGCTGCCCGAACGGCTGTACACGCTCGCGCGGAGGGTCGCTGATCGTGCCGCCGGCTCGGTGAGCGATGTGCTGCGCCTCGCCGTCCCCAAGCGCATGGTGCGGGCGGAGAAGGCGTGGGCCGCCGCATCCCCGCCCGAGACGCCCGTGGTGGTGCCCGCCTCCCTCGAGCGCACCGCACAGCTCCTCGCGGCCTATCCGGGGCTGACGGCCGCACTCGATGCGGGGGAGCGCCTCGCCGTAGACGCCCCACCGCGTCCGCTCCCCGACCTCCCCCGCGGAGCATGGGCCGACCTTCTCACCGCCGCCGCCGTGCACACCCTGGCGCGCGGGCGCAGCGCGATCCTCGTCGTTCCCGACTACCGCGACCAGGCCCAGGTGCTGGCAGCGCTCGGCGAGCTGGTGAGCCCCGATGCCGTCGTGCGCGACGACGCCGATCAGTCCGGCCCGGCACGCTACGGGCAGTACCTCCGCACCCTCGCGCCCGTTCCGTGCATCGTCGTGGGCCGCCGCTCGGCGGTGTACGCGCCGGCGCACGACACAGGGCTGGTGGCGATCTGGGACGACGGCGACTCACTGCTGTCCGAGCCGCTCGCGCCGGGCGTCCACGCCCGCGACGCCGCGCTCGTGCGACAGGAGCTGGAGCACTCGGCCCTGATGTTCGCGGGCCACACCCGCAGCACGGACGTGCAGCGTCTCGTCGACGTGGGCTACGTGCGCGACATCCCGCAGGCACGTCGCGCCAGTCCCCGCGTGGTGCTCAGCGCGACCCGCGAGGGCGAGCAGCGACAGTCCCGGGTGCCCTCGTCGGCGTTCGCCGCCGCTCGCGAGGCGCTGCAGAGCGGCCCGGTGCTCGTGCAGGTGGCCCGGCCGGGCTACGCGCCCTCGCTCGTGTGCGCCGACTGCCGCCGCCCCGCGCGGTGCCCGCACTGTGCGGGCCCGCTCCGCGCGGCCCGTCCCGGTGCCACGCCCGTGTGCGCCTGGTGCGGGCGCAGCGCTCACGCCTGGGCCTGCGGGCACTGCGGCTCCACCAAGCTGCGCATGGCGTCATCCGGCAGCGAACGCACCGCCGACGAGTTGGGCCGCGCGTTTCCGAACACGCGTGTCATCGTCGCCGACGGCGCGCACCCGGTCGCCGAGGTGGATGCCACGCCCGCCCTGGTGATCGCGACGCGCGGCGCGGAACCGCTCGCGCGCGGCGGCTACCGCGCCGTCATCCTGCTCGACGGCGACCGGATGCTGCAGAACGAGGCCCTCCGCATCGGCGAGCACTGCCTGCGGTGGTGGTCGAACGCCGCGGCCCTGGCCGCGCCGGGGGCCCCCGTGCACCTGGTGGGCGTCGCCGGCCCCGTGGCTCGGGCGTTGGCGACGTGGACGCAGCCGGCCTATGCCCGCGCCGAGCTCGCCGACCGCGGGCCGCTACGGATGCCCCCCGCGGTTCGCGTGGCATCCATCGACGGGCATGCCCGGAGCGTCGATACGCTGCTCGCCTCGCTCCGCGAGAACGTCCCCGATCTCGATGCACTCGCCGTCCTCGGACCGGTCGACACGTCGGAGTCGCCCGACGTCGCGACCTCGCGCGCGCTGGTCCGCTTCGACTACGCGCACGGACGAGCGGTGGCCGAGGCCCTCCGGGCGGGTGTCATCGCCGATGCCCTGCGGGCTCGCAGGCCGCGCAAAGATCGCGGGCCCAAGCCGCGCAGTACGCTCAGAGTTCGCCTCGACATCCCCGAGCCCGATCTTTGA